The nucleotide sequence ctctttcaaggatgcgtttaccactgctttgatcccctcgcccaatttctctctgcagctcacaaggagccacgaagggcaaggatcagtaagacaagtggttggcttcacagatgaaagcaccttgtccacttcctcagaagggagaagccgaaaccgatcccaatttaccggcatgcaactggccaactctggttcatccactgtgtccacggcgcacgggatcgagctccgtaagtgttcgattttatcggcgaagtgttttgctaataagtcacaggaggcctttgactgttccaggggttcctgagcaactggaccgaccaggcttgggaccacctggaacagcctcctgggacagcactccgcagatgcaatagaggcagcaaagaaagccttctttcctacctttattgccacttggtaggcagctactgctgctctaacctgtgtccggacatcttcggagcgggatttccgccaccggcgctctagtcgtctcacctcctgtctcagactacgcaaccgtggtgtataccatggtgctagctgagttctattcagggggagaggacgtttcggagccacccggtctaatgccctgatgatccccacgttccactccttcaccagggtttcgaccaggcgaccttcagcaggttccaattccccaagcacagtcaggaatccatccggatccatcaggcgtctggggcggaccattttaataggtccttcacccctgtggagggggcatggcaacgagaagtccatatttaccaggtagtggtctgaccatgacacaggagtggcaagaatcactcccaacttcagaccacttctctcctctcccaggacaaatactaggtcgagagcatgaccggctacatgggtgggcccagtattacttaggtacagttcccaggaagccatggtttccaggaaatcccgaggggctcctatgagagcggcctcggcatgcaagttaaagtcacccagaactaacagctctggggacaatgcccgtacagccgagaccacctccagcacctcggccagggaatctgccgtgcagcggggtgggcagtacaccagcaagatccctaaactgcccttcgggcccaacctccagtacatacaatcaacaaattgagtcctatggaggggaggtctggcaaaaaccaaggactctcgatagatgactgccacaccccgtccccgccttcccaccctcgctgctgtgcgtaacggaaacctggcggacacatggcctctagaattggagcagaggcttcgtccagccaagtctccgtaatacatgccaggtctgcgcgcccatccaagatcatataatggatgagcgaggttttctgagccacagacctggcattacataacagcagtcgaaggtcggtaggaaccttgcgtcccccagtttccgtctggttctgagcagacccggaacatgggatggatataatgcatctgtcccgtgttcccctattctggcATGGTCtactagcagcacccttccagcgcctgccgcccaaacttcctataacttggccccccacctccctctccggcttgcacatgcctcaatccctatctgcttatcagcaggccacccaccctaataaaattagtccggagacccgcctccgtaccctatagcagcagtatttactaatttaaaataaagtaattaaaccgattaattaattaattaaactaattaaattacatcaaattaaattaattaaacccaCACTTATGGCATAGGAAtacttgcagaaaataacttagaGGGACTATCTGATCTTGTGATGAACCCacaacaggaaagatgcatcctggttgctaggggaaaaggaagggcaaactgggGATtacaaggactactagaaaatgagacagaagcaagaaaagtgcactaaaggggaggacAAAATAGCAGCTCTTTAGAATGCCAGAGATTCCCAGTGCCTGGAGTCCAAACttgtcagtcacagctctgacttcactcattggctaatcaCACTGACAAGCAGGAACAAccaggctggcttatttcacagaaattgcttagaaaacTTTCTTTTTAGGAGAACAAgagattttctttttattttaaatgaaatgaaactttaaatgaaagctcagagtctgggggcCTTGCCCAGGGGTGCCAATGAAGGCTTTTGCAAGGGCACAATGGCACCTGTGGGTGCCGGGTTGACAACCCCTGGATTAGCCTGTTCTCCCCAAGTCTCCTCTAAGGGCCTGTTCTGGTAGAACTTTTGCAAAGTGGTTGTTCTTTAGGTGCGCTAGCATGGCACACCAAGCTATACTGAACAAGGGAAGTCATGGTTGAGGTGCAGGGATAATTTTTGCACGGGAACCTCTTGCCCCAGTTGGAGAGAGGCAGCTATCTTAAGAAGTCATCCTTTGTCTGCTCCTCCCAGCCCAAACATCACAGCAACCACATTGTTACAGTCAAGTAAGAACACTCTGAAGTTCTGTTCCTTCATCTTTTCcttgtgttttatttgttccAACTATTTTTGTAAtttcttcctccctctcttctaCATCTTCTTCAGCTTAGttgtatccttcttaaactgtggaGAGAAGGGCTCCTGCTGAAATCTGAACAACATGGAAGAACTACAGGACTATAAATTGAGCAGCTGGtggctgttttgttttcttattttttacATACATTATTTCTGTTCATGCGACTCCGAATAGCACCTGCCTTTTTGCTTCCTAGACTCTGCAAGACCAGCTATAAACTAGAGCTGCAACCCAATTGAAGAAGCTTAATTGATTTATCATCTGAGTCTAGTCACCAAAAGTCTCATTGAGCCAGTGGGACGTATTTCTGAGTTGACGTGTACAGGACTTCACTGCCTACATTTGCATATGGGTGAAACAATATTCCTGAAGTAAGAAGCATACTTTCATTTTCAGCTGATGCACAGGCGTCACAGGAGGCATCACCTTAGAAGAGACATTCTCCCTGTGTGtgggcaggactttggggaagAATTCTGGGGCCCCATTCAGCAGAATAAGTAGGAGACGTCCGCAGCACAGCAGGGTTGGCTTATCACATTTTGAAATTAGCAtacttactgggggggggggtaaagactTTTAAATCCAGGCcctagagatgagggagaaagcCTCTTTTAAAATGATTCTTGCCATCCACAGTTCTTATAAGCACTCATGTGAAAATGATGTAAACTACCTGATTAATTCAGGGTGCCTTGTGAGTCAAACGTTTTTAATTGAGTAAAATAATTGATTAGTCAATTAAACATTGCATCTGTAGAATAAACCTGAAGTCCTAGTTTCAATATATATATTAGACACCAAGGATTTCCACCTTttgatatttatatatttaggACTCTTCTAGATGGCAGCTTTCCCGGTAATGGTCAGAGGCAGCCCTCCAATGAGACACGGTGAAACAGCTGCCTCAGTCAGCAGAttaaaggtggcagagcaggagATGGACAGATCTGACCCCCATGGGGGCACAATCCGTCTGGGAATTCGCATATGTAAGCCCCATTAAAATGAACAGGATCATATTTATTTACTTCACAAGTCCTAGAGCTGAGTCCTGGTATTGAAAGAGGCACTATAATGGAGCCTCGCTGAGGCCTCACTTGAGGGGCTGCAACCAGTCTGGAAGGGGAGGCACCTGTTCCTTTCTTCTAGTCTCCTTGATTCCTACCATGCTCCTTCCCACTTCTTTAACTGCCACAACATTTCCTTCCTCCTTCAAATCGCAGTTCTTCTCCAAAAACCTTGCCTGACTCACAAGAGCTTCAGCTTTTCCGCATCCTCTGATGCCAGACTATGCCTTCCATCCTTGAACCTCCTCACACACTTTGTTTCATCCATGTTGCATGTCACAGTCTGCCTCCATGTAACTGTGAGGTTAGTTACTGTAATGACAAAGCAATCAGTTACAAAGCCTTGGAAGAACAAATTACAAACAAGATCAGTGTTGATCCATCAGTGCTTTCAATGGCACATGCCTTTATACTTGGTACTTGGTATAAGTGTCATTTTGCCCTCAGATGCTCCCAAGCTATAAAGCTGCCAGGTTGCAACCTTGAGAACCAAGTGTTTAGCTGAAGATACACCAATGGAGCAGGCGTCCAGCTGGCGGCAGCAGctgctccctccctttctcttctgGTCTTTCCCCCCTGCAGTAGCACAAGGCAGGGAGGAAAAGTAAACACATGTTTTTTGGGTTGAAACCTGGCAGTGCCAGCTCcagaatttgggggtgggggaaggctcAGGAAAGGCATCCTCAGTGTGTTCCGTTAACCTGGAACCAATGGGATACACGGATGGAGAATGCTTCCCTCGCACCGACTCTGACTTTCTTGGATGCTCCACACAAGTCACAGTGGTTGGTTGGATAATAGATTCTTTTGTTGGGCAGTAGGCCAGTGTTGAGGCCCCAGCAAGTGCTCGACCTCCCCATCCTGGGAGCCTGCCCTGTCTAGCAATGCTGCCTCAATCACACTACAGGTTTGGTTTACACTGACTAACTGTGAGATTTTGGAGGCAACATTTGGAGAGAGTTTCTAGATAAAGGAGCAAGGGAAAGAAATGTCCTAGGAGGAAAAGGCAAGCTTGAAATGACAAACTTGAGTACGCCATGCACAGGACTAAGAAACCTCAGCAGAGGGAGCTTTGGTAGCAACTGACCAGCTCCTCTCCTTATGAGCATGGCAGGCCGGGGACCTACTTTAGTGGCTCCCACCTTTGCCCCCCAGGCAgcaggcacagcagcagcacacacacacacatacacacaccattcAGACTAAGCAGGATTCAAAGCAGTCTCTGCTTTTGGGACTTTCAGATCTTACACGCTCTGCTCGGTGGTAATGGATCCAGCTGGCTCTCAGCTTCCCACGCCTGCCCTGGGCTGTCTAGCACACAAAAGGGGGTTTGTATTATAGTTGTATATGGAAAAGGGAGTTATGGCATTATACTAAAAAGGGACTGAGATCAAGGGCGAGATGGAGCAGGGAATTTGGAGAGGAGGGAGCTGCAACTGAAAGAGAATGGCAGTTGTTTGCAGTATTGGAAGCAAAGTTAAGGACATAAAGGGCGCGAGTCGGTGAAATAGAGATGTGGCTTGTCTAGGGCTGGttcaagacattttggtgcctgtgGAACAAAAGAAATAAGGCAACCCCCTCCTCTGACTAATTAATACAAGGCACCACCAGCCAGGAAGGTCTCCtgtgcaccccaccccacccaagggGATAAGAGCGGTGCAAGGTCACAGTAGGAGACTGACAGAGActggggtgtgtgcgtgtgtgtgtagttCCACATGAATTTTGCCTACCACAGGCACCAAAAGGTCTTGGGCCTCCCTGCATTTAGGAGAATAATTATAATATAAGCTGCCCTGTAGAAATGTGCCTGGTGTTGAAGGATTTAATAGCCGTTCCTCACTCACTGAAGTGTCAAATATATGATGGGGTtattgtgcatgcacacatgcataatCTATGTTAAAAAGTGTACTAATGTAATGCTTTTAATATTTTACAAACTGAAAAATGTCACTAGTCTTGGGATATGGATACCAGCCTTTTTTGGTAGCTGAATAAGTATTTGTTGCATTAAAGCAGCTGGAGTTGCTAAAAGGATGGTCTGAACGTATTGGAAATCTGCTTTCTTCTGCTTCAGTCCATATGTGGTAACACAAGCAAATGCTTTATTCTCAGAGGGAgaaattgtgttgttttctttaaaaaagaaacaaattagatTGCCCCCACCCCCAGAGTTGTTGGTCCCCTTTTTTTGGATTAATCTGATTTAATTAACTGTTGGACTTAGAATGATGAGCATCTATGTTTATTTATGGTTTTGTTAATAGATACACTTACAGAAATACTTAGCTCAGAGAGGCACATGTGGTTTTTCAGCTGAGGCTGTgctatatttttaaagcagtaagCAACGGCAAGGAAAGGGAAGTAACTGGTGCCTCTCATGTTTGTGGACTAAGGCTGCAAATCCTATACTTATTCATTTAGaactcaatggagtttacttctgagtagggatgggtgagaaattccatttagtttgcatttcaagccgaatttatcaaatacacactttctgaaactatacgAAAACCAAaagagagccatccttcaaaattcgcactcatccgaagtttgcaatgcagttgtccaaacAAGCAAAGTTTACAACagtgcatttattaggggaacgtgtgcacAAAATGAGTAACACAGAGAAATGTATTACACTAGGATAAATTGCTACAAAAATtgcccacaaaaatgtaattaggagaaattcgcacttaaATGCTAAAGAGTTTTCatgagaatgtttttaattggaaatttctgcagaaatgcggagaaccaaatttaagactacagaaatgagaaacggagaggaatgatattgacagatccttccctctctacttctgagtagacatgtgcgaTTGCCCTGTAAATAAAGGAAGACCTTTAAAAGACAGAGATTGGGTTGTTTTGAAACGCTGTGCttgttattcagaagtaagttccactgtgttcaattgAGCTTATTCAATCTCCACCTCTGCTTATccctggctctgcctgccattagtTGCCCTCTATCCCACAAGCCCCAATGTGCACGAGTTGCCTGCCACCAAAGAGGTCTTCAGTGTAGCTTCTGACTGGTTATTTCAGATCGATATGTGAGCTTCAGCCTTCCACATCTTTGTAGCTCTTGTCTGTGTGTACCCTTCCATTCCATTTTGCTGTGTGTACCCTTCCATTCTGCTAATTCACTTTTTCAGTTTTCCTTCCCCCTTT is from Rhineura floridana isolate rRhiFlo1 chromosome 3, rRhiFlo1.hap2, whole genome shotgun sequence and encodes:
- the LOC133379152 gene encoding uncharacterized protein LOC133379152 yields the protein MYYGDLAGRSLCSNSRGHVSARFPLRTAARVGRRGRGVAVIYRESLVFARPPLHRTQFVDCMYWRLGPKGSLGILLVYCPPRCTADSLAEVLEVVSAVRALSPELLVLGDFNLHAEAALIGAPRDFLETMASWELYLSNTGPTHVAGHALDLVFVLGEERSGLKLGVILATPVSWSDHYLVNMDFSLPCPLHRGEGPIKMVRPRRLMDPDGFLTVLGELEPAEGRLVETLVKEWNVGIIRALDRVAPKRPLPLNRTQLAPWYTPRLRSLRQEVRRLERRWRKSRSEDVRTQVRAAVAAYQVAIKVGKKAFFAASIASAECCPRRLFQVVPSLVGPVAQEPLEQSKASCDLLAKHFADKIEHLRSSIPCAVDTVDEPELASCMPVNWDRFRLLPSEEVDKVLSSVKPTTCLTDPCPSWLLVSCREKLGEGIKAVVNASLKEGVMPSAFKEAIVKPILKKPSLDPQVFDNFRPISNLPFLGKVIE